A genomic region of Brachyspira pilosicoli contains the following coding sequences:
- a CDS encoding tRNA-dihydrouridine synthase family protein, translating to MNRKITIENIEIPSRFFLAPMAGYTDYVFRRLSRRFGAGLLVTELVSAAALARMIKKTYRYMEHKEDEYPISLQIFGNKEDDFKKAIELTDLSGFSFIDINMGCPTKKVVRNNGGAGLLSDTDKMVSILNTVKSVSPLPVSVKIRLGFQRGEGGEIERALALKENGSVFLTLHGRYASDLYRGVADWEAIAKVKEALGEDYILIGNGDIKTKEDAKKAFEISKVDGIMVGRAAIGNPWVFRELNTIFDDNSQYNDDDSRNLKSVLIEHINGCCELYGEVSGIHFMRKFIMKYLTGFRMDKKIEFMKCENKKDLFILIDEVLKD from the coding sequence ATGAATAGAAAAATAACAATAGAAAATATAGAGATTCCTTCGAGGTTTTTTTTAGCACCAATGGCTGGTTATACAGATTATGTATTTAGAAGACTTTCAAGAAGGTTTGGTGCTGGTTTACTTGTTACGGAGCTAGTGAGTGCTGCTGCTTTGGCGAGAATGATTAAAAAGACTTATAGATATATGGAACATAAGGAAGATGAATATCCTATATCTTTGCAAATATTTGGAAATAAAGAAGATGATTTTAAAAAGGCAATAGAGCTTACAGATTTATCAGGTTTTTCGTTTATAGATATTAATATGGGCTGCCCTACAAAAAAGGTTGTGCGAAATAATGGAGGGGCTGGACTTTTATCTGATACAGACAAAATGGTTTCTATACTCAATACTGTAAAAAGCGTTTCTCCTTTGCCTGTTAGTGTAAAGATAAGATTAGGCTTCCAGAGAGGCGAGGGCGGTGAGATAGAGAGAGCTTTGGCGTTAAAAGAGAATGGTTCCGTATTTCTCACTCTTCACGGCAGATATGCAAGCGACTTATATAGAGGAGTTGCAGATTGGGAGGCTATTGCTAAGGTAAAAGAAGCATTAGGAGAAGATTATATATTGATTGGAAATGGAGATATAAAAACAAAAGAAGATGCTAAAAAAGCTTTTGAAATCTCTAAGGTTGATGGCATTATGGTTGGAAGGGCAGCTATTGGTAATCCTTGGGTGTTTAGAGAATTAAATACTATATTTGATGATAACTCTCAGTATAATGATGATGATAGTAGAAATTTAAAATCTGTTTTAATAGAGCATATAAACGGCTGCTGCGAACTTTATGGGGAAGTGAGCGGCATACATTTTATGCGTAAATTTATTATGAAATATCTCACAGGCTTTAGAATGGATAAAAAAATAGAGTTTATGAAATGTGAAAATAAGAAGGATTTATTTATATTAATAGATGAAGTTTTAAAAGATTGA
- a CDS encoding type II toxin-antitoxin system HicB family antitoxin, with protein MKYSIKIFYSEEDEGYIALSEELDNISAFGATEEEALKEIKNVIALYFEEKNIPLKKS; from the coding sequence ATGAAATACAGCATCAAAATTTTTTATAGTGAAGAAGATGAAGGTTATATAGCTTTATCAGAAGAATTAGATAATATAAGTGCTTTCGGAGCAACAGAGGAAGAAGCTTTAAAAGAAATAAAAAATGTTATAGCATTATATTTTGAAGAGAAAAATATACCATTAAAGAAATCATAA